In a genomic window of Aeromonas veronii:
- the ilvA gene encoding threonine ammonia-lyase, biosynthetic: MVSAADYLRKVLLSPVYEAARVTPLQTLKKLSERLGNHVSLKREDLQPVHSFKLRGAYHKIATLTQEQKDHGVIAASAGNHAQGVALSAAKLGIKAIIVMPKTTPDIKIDAVRRQGGNVMLFGNSFDEAYGESRRLAELEGYTLIPPFDDVEVIAGQGTIGKELLEQDTHLTHVFVPVGGGGLAAGVAVYIKQLLPDVKVIGVEAEGSACLKAAMAAGEPVNLERVSLFADGVAVKRIGEESFRLCNQYLDEVVTVSNDQICAALKDIFDDCRAIAEPSGALSLAGLKTYSEREQVKGGRMAAILSGANVNFHSLRYVSERCEIGEKREGMLAVTIPERKGAFLDFCRQLGPRMVTEFNYRYSDAEQASLFVSVRLTGGDEELGQIIDQLGGNGYPVVNMTESELAKNHVRYMIGGRPARPLGERLYSFKFPEQPGALMRFLETLGCRWNISLFHYRNHGADYGRVLCAFELPDEDVAAFHDYLHEIGYGWKEVSDDPAYRLFLAS, encoded by the coding sequence ATGGTCTCTGCGGCTGATTATCTACGCAAGGTGTTGCTCTCTCCCGTCTACGAGGCGGCGCGCGTCACTCCCTTGCAGACCCTTAAAAAATTATCCGAGCGGCTCGGCAACCACGTCAGTCTGAAGCGGGAGGATCTGCAACCGGTTCACTCCTTCAAGCTGCGCGGTGCCTACCACAAGATCGCCACCCTGACCCAGGAGCAGAAGGATCACGGCGTTATCGCTGCCTCTGCCGGCAACCACGCACAGGGGGTCGCCCTGTCTGCCGCCAAGCTGGGTATCAAGGCGATCATCGTGATGCCCAAGACCACGCCGGACATCAAGATCGATGCGGTGCGCCGTCAGGGCGGCAACGTCATGCTGTTTGGCAACAGCTTCGATGAGGCTTATGGCGAGAGCCGCCGCCTCGCCGAACTGGAGGGCTACACCCTGATCCCGCCGTTTGACGACGTCGAGGTGATCGCCGGGCAGGGCACCATCGGCAAGGAGCTGCTGGAGCAGGATACTCACCTCACCCACGTGTTTGTGCCGGTGGGCGGCGGCGGTCTGGCTGCCGGGGTGGCGGTCTACATCAAGCAGCTGCTGCCGGATGTGAAGGTGATCGGGGTGGAAGCGGAGGGTTCCGCCTGCCTCAAGGCGGCCATGGCCGCGGGCGAGCCGGTCAATCTGGAGCGAGTCTCGCTGTTTGCTGACGGGGTGGCGGTCAAGCGCATCGGCGAGGAGAGCTTCCGCCTCTGCAACCAGTATCTGGACGAGGTGGTGACCGTCTCCAACGACCAGATCTGCGCCGCGCTCAAAGACATCTTCGACGACTGCCGCGCCATCGCCGAGCCATCGGGGGCATTGTCGCTGGCGGGTCTGAAAACCTACAGCGAGCGGGAGCAGGTCAAGGGGGGGCGGATGGCGGCCATTCTGTCCGGCGCCAACGTCAACTTCCACAGCCTGCGCTATGTGTCGGAGCGCTGCGAGATTGGCGAGAAGCGCGAGGGCATGCTGGCGGTGACCATCCCTGAGCGCAAGGGGGCCTTCCTCGACTTTTGCCGTCAGCTGGGGCCCCGCATGGTGACCGAGTTCAACTACCGCTACTCGGATGCGGAGCAGGCATCGCTGTTCGTCTCGGTGCGCCTCACCGGTGGTGACGAGGAGCTGGGCCAGATCATCGATCAGCTCGGTGGCAACGGCTATCCGGTGGTCAACATGACCGAGAGCGAGCTGGCCAAGAACCACGTGCGCTACATGATTGGCGGCCGCCCGGCCCGGCCCCTCGGTGAGCGTCTCTATAGCTTCAAGTTCCCGGAGCAGCCGGGCGCTTTGATGCGCTTTCTCGAGACCCTCGGCTGTCGCTGGAACATCAGCCTGTTCCACTACCGTAACCACGGTGCCGACTACGGCCGCGTGCTGTGCGCCTTCGAGCTGCCGGACGAGGACGTGGCCGCCTTCCACGACTACCTGCACGAGATTGGCTACGGCTGGAAAGAGGTGAGTGACGACCCCGCCTACCGACTGTTCCTGGCCAGTTGA
- the ilvD gene encoding dihydroxy-acid dehydratase, translated as MPKLRSATTTHGRNMAGARALWRATGMTDQDFGKPIIAVVNSFTQFVPGHVHLKDLGQLVAREIEAAGGVAKEFNTIAVDDGIAMGHSGMLYSLPSRELIADSVEYMVNAHCADAMVCISNCDKITPGMLMAALRINIPVIFVSGGPMEAGKTKLSDQIIKLDLVDAMIQGADPKVSDAQSEQVERSACPTCGSCSGMFTANSMNCLTEALGLSQPGNGSMLATHSDREQLFKLAGQRIVTLAKRWYEQDDESALPRNIATKAAFENAMALDIAMGGSTNTVLHLLAAAQEAGVDFTMADIDRMSRKVPQLCKVAPSTQKYHMEDVHRAGGVVAILGQLEKAGLVHGDTRTVLGCSLVEQLNEYDVSRQPSQEVVDFYRAGPAGIRTTKAFSQDCRWPELDLDRAEGCIRSLDNAYSQEGGLAVLSGNLAVNGAIVKTAGVDEENLTFRGPARVFESQESAVNGILDGTVKAGEVVVIRYEGPKGGPGMQEMLYPTTYLKSMGLGKACALITDGRFSGGTSGLSIGHVSPEAASGGTIGLVEDGDIINIDIPARSMVLEVADSVLAARRVAVEARGWKPLDRQRQVSFALRAYAMFATSADKGAVRDRTLLGE; from the coding sequence ATGCCGAAGTTGAGATCCGCCACCACCACCCACGGGCGTAACATGGCCGGGGCTCGCGCCCTGTGGCGTGCTACCGGAATGACCGATCAGGATTTCGGCAAACCCATCATCGCCGTGGTCAACTCCTTCACCCAGTTCGTGCCGGGCCACGTCCATCTCAAGGATCTGGGCCAGCTGGTGGCGCGCGAGATCGAAGCCGCGGGCGGCGTTGCCAAGGAGTTCAACACCATAGCTGTCGATGACGGCATCGCCATGGGCCACAGCGGCATGCTCTACTCCCTGCCATCGCGTGAATTGATCGCCGATTCGGTGGAGTACATGGTTAACGCCCATTGTGCCGACGCCATGGTCTGCATCTCCAACTGCGACAAGATCACCCCGGGGATGCTGATGGCCGCTCTGCGCATCAACATCCCGGTGATCTTCGTCTCCGGCGGCCCGATGGAAGCGGGCAAGACCAAGCTCTCCGACCAGATCATCAAGCTGGATCTGGTAGACGCCATGATCCAGGGCGCCGATCCCAAGGTATCGGACGCTCAGAGTGAACAGGTGGAGCGCAGCGCCTGCCCCACCTGCGGCTCCTGCTCCGGCATGTTTACCGCCAACTCCATGAACTGTCTGACCGAAGCACTTGGCCTCTCCCAGCCGGGCAACGGTTCGATGCTGGCGACCCACAGCGACCGCGAGCAGCTGTTCAAGCTGGCGGGCCAGCGCATCGTGACGCTGGCCAAACGCTGGTATGAGCAGGATGACGAGAGCGCCCTGCCGCGCAATATCGCCACCAAGGCGGCGTTCGAGAACGCCATGGCGCTCGACATCGCCATGGGCGGCTCCACCAATACCGTGCTGCACCTGCTGGCGGCGGCGCAGGAGGCGGGGGTCGACTTCACCATGGCCGATATCGACCGCATGTCGCGCAAGGTGCCGCAACTGTGCAAGGTGGCGCCCTCCACCCAGAAGTACCATATGGAAGACGTGCATCGCGCCGGCGGTGTGGTAGCGATTCTGGGACAGCTGGAAAAAGCGGGTCTGGTGCATGGCGATACCCGTACCGTGCTGGGTTGCTCCCTCGTCGAACAGCTCAATGAATATGACGTCAGCCGCCAGCCGAGTCAGGAGGTGGTGGATTTCTACCGCGCTGGCCCGGCCGGTATCCGCACCACCAAGGCGTTCAGTCAGGATTGTCGCTGGCCGGAGCTGGATCTGGACAGAGCAGAAGGCTGCATCCGCTCGCTGGATAACGCCTATAGCCAAGAGGGCGGCCTCGCCGTGCTCTCCGGCAACCTGGCGGTCAACGGCGCCATCGTCAAGACCGCCGGGGTGGATGAGGAGAACCTCACCTTCCGTGGCCCGGCCCGGGTGTTCGAGAGTCAGGAGAGCGCGGTGAACGGTATCCTCGACGGCACAGTGAAAGCGGGCGAGGTGGTGGTGATCCGCTACGAAGGGCCGAAAGGGGGCCCCGGCATGCAGGAGATGCTCTACCCCACCACCTATCTGAAATCCATGGGATTGGGCAAGGCGTGTGCGCTGATCACCGACGGCCGCTTCTCCGGCGGTACTTCGGGTCTCTCCATCGGTCACGTCTCGCCGGAGGCCGCTTCAGGCGGCACTATCGGTCTGGTGGAGGATGGCGACATCATCAATATCGACATCCCGGCCCGCAGCATGGTGCTGGAGGTGGCCGACAGCGTGCTGGCCGCGCGCCGTGTCGCCGTGGAAGCTCGTGGCTGGAAGCCGCTCGATCGCCAGCGTCAGGTCTCTTTTGCCCTGCGCGCCTATGCCATGTTCGCCACCAGCGCCGATAAAGGTGCGGTGCGTGATCGCACCCTGCTGGGGGAATAA
- a CDS encoding branched-chain amino acid transaminase — protein MSQPSQSATHPQYIWFNGKLVPWQDAQVHVMSHALHYGSSVFEGVRAYDTPKGTCIFRLQEHTRRLFDSAKIYWMDVPYSEADVNEACRTVVRENGLKSGYLRPLAFVGNVGLGLHPPLDAKADLIVAALPWGAYLGEEGLKNGVDVCVTSWSRLAPNTIPTGAKAGGNYLSSQLISREAKRNGFAEGLALDVNGYLSEGAGENLFLVKNGVLFTPPATAAILPGITRDTIMTLARDLGYEVREQALPREALYVADEIFMTGTAAEVTPVRSVDRMKVGAGSRGPVTEQLQNAFFGLFNGQTEDKWGWLTPVND, from the coding sequence ATGTCACAGCCTTCCCAATCCGCCACTCACCCGCAATACATCTGGTTCAACGGCAAACTGGTGCCCTGGCAGGATGCCCAGGTACACGTGATGAGCCACGCCCTGCACTACGGCTCCTCGGTGTTCGAGGGTGTGCGCGCCTACGATACCCCCAAGGGCACCTGCATCTTCCGTCTGCAGGAGCACACCCGCCGCCTGTTCGACTCCGCCAAGATCTACTGGATGGACGTTCCCTACAGCGAGGCCGACGTGAATGAAGCCTGCCGCACCGTGGTGCGCGAGAACGGCCTGAAGAGCGGCTATCTGCGCCCGCTGGCCTTTGTCGGCAACGTGGGGCTGGGGCTGCATCCGCCGTTGGATGCCAAGGCGGATCTCATTGTTGCAGCCCTGCCGTGGGGCGCCTATCTGGGGGAAGAGGGGCTAAAAAACGGGGTGGATGTCTGCGTCACCTCCTGGAGCCGGCTCGCCCCCAACACCATCCCCACCGGCGCCAAGGCGGGCGGTAACTACCTCTCTTCCCAACTGATCAGCCGCGAGGCCAAGCGCAACGGCTTTGCCGAGGGGTTGGCGCTGGATGTGAACGGCTATCTGAGCGAAGGGGCGGGGGAGAACCTGTTTCTGGTGAAGAACGGCGTACTGTTCACCCCGCCCGCTACCGCCGCCATCCTGCCCGGCATCACCCGCGACACCATCATGACGCTGGCGCGGGATCTCGGTTACGAGGTGCGCGAGCAGGCGCTGCCCCGCGAGGCGCTCTATGTGGCGGACGAGATCTTCATGACCGGTACCGCCGCCGAAGTGACCCCGGTGCGCTCCGTCGACCGGATGAAGGTGGGCGCTGGCAGCCGTGGCCCGGTGACCGAGCAACTGCAAAACGCCTTCTTTGGCCTGTTCAACGGCCAGACCGAGGACAAGTGGGGCTGGCTGACGCCAGTCAACGACTGA
- the ilvM gene encoding acetolactate synthase 2 small subunit, translating into MNPYTLAQPAFAQHTLHIHAQPRPEVMERVLRVVRHRGFALCALNMEQDCQQLRITVTVESARPIQQLWSQLVKLVDVSRVDALEQQPRISA; encoded by the coding sequence ATGAATCCGTACACCCTTGCCCAGCCAGCATTTGCACAACACACCCTGCATATCCACGCCCAGCCCAGACCTGAAGTGATGGAGCGGGTGCTGCGGGTGGTGCGTCACCGCGGCTTCGCTCTCTGCGCTCTGAACATGGAGCAGGATTGCCAACAGCTGCGGATCACGGTTACTGTCGAGTCGGCGCGTCCCATCCAGCAGTTGTGGAGCCAGCTGGTGAAGCTGGTGGACGTCTCCCGGGTCGATGCACTGGAACAGCAACCCCGGATCAGCGCTTAA
- the ilvG gene encoding acetolactate synthase 2 catalytic subunit gives MNGAQFLVQALKKQGVTQVFGYPGGAIMPVYDALYDGGLAHQLCRHEQGAAMAAVGYARASGQVGVCIATSGPGATNLVTGLAEALLDSVPLVAISGQVPCSVIGTDAFQEVDVLGMSLSCTKHSFMVTDVADLPQVIAEAFAIASEGRPGPVLIDLPKDVQLANIQLANAPIQSPLFAVAEPEHLSQAELTAARTLLAAAERPVLYVGGGVGMANAEQQLRDFAAATGMPAVTTLKGIGALDPDSPVYLGMLGMHGTKAANYAVQQCDLLLVVGARFDDRVTGKLEEFAPEAKVIHLDVDAAEFGKRRAAEVGITQDLKQVLPALAMTLSIDPWREHCAAMARAYTFRYDHPGQAIYAPALLKQLSAKLPESSVVACDVGQHQMWVAQHMRFTSPRNHLSSAGLGTMGFGLPAAIGAKMSRPQDEVVLVSGDGSFMMNVQELGTIRRAQLKVKMVLLDNQRLGMVRQWQELFFDGRYSETILTDNPDFVALAAAFGIPGETITCKEQIAGALDRLLKSEGAYLLHVATSEEENVWPLVPPGVANHKMMEQRP, from the coding sequence ATGAACGGCGCGCAGTTTTTGGTACAGGCTCTCAAGAAACAGGGTGTGACCCAGGTGTTTGGTTACCCGGGCGGGGCCATCATGCCGGTCTACGATGCCCTGTATGACGGCGGTCTGGCCCATCAGCTCTGCCGCCACGAGCAGGGTGCCGCCATGGCGGCGGTGGGGTATGCCCGCGCCTCCGGGCAGGTGGGGGTCTGCATCGCTACCTCCGGCCCCGGCGCGACTAACCTGGTGACCGGGCTGGCGGAGGCGCTGCTCGATTCGGTGCCGCTGGTGGCCATCAGCGGTCAGGTGCCCTGTTCCGTCATCGGTACCGATGCGTTTCAGGAGGTCGACGTGCTCGGCATGTCTCTCTCCTGCACCAAACACTCCTTCATGGTGACCGATGTGGCCGATCTGCCGCAGGTCATCGCCGAAGCCTTCGCCATTGCCAGTGAAGGGCGCCCAGGCCCGGTGCTGATCGACCTGCCCAAAGATGTGCAGCTGGCCAATATTCAACTGGCCAATGCGCCGATCCAGAGCCCGCTGTTTGCGGTGGCAGAGCCCGAGCATCTGAGCCAGGCCGAACTGACGGCCGCCCGTACCCTGCTGGCTGCCGCCGAGCGACCGGTGCTCTACGTCGGTGGCGGGGTGGGCATGGCCAATGCCGAGCAGCAGTTGCGCGACTTTGCTGCCGCAACCGGCATGCCTGCGGTCACCACCCTCAAGGGGATTGGCGCGCTCGACCCCGATAGCCCCGTTTACCTCGGCATGCTCGGCATGCACGGCACCAAGGCGGCCAACTACGCGGTGCAGCAGTGCGATCTGCTGCTGGTGGTGGGTGCCCGTTTCGATGATCGGGTGACCGGCAAGCTGGAGGAGTTCGCTCCCGAGGCCAAGGTGATCCACCTGGATGTGGACGCCGCCGAGTTCGGCAAGCGCCGCGCCGCCGAGGTGGGGATCACCCAGGATCTCAAACAGGTGTTGCCCGCCCTTGCCATGACCCTCTCCATCGATCCCTGGCGTGAACACTGCGCCGCCATGGCCCGCGCATATACCTTTCGCTACGACCATCCGGGGCAGGCCATCTATGCGCCGGCATTGCTCAAGCAGCTTTCTGCCAAGTTGCCGGAGAGCAGCGTGGTGGCCTGCGACGTGGGTCAGCACCAGATGTGGGTGGCCCAGCATATGCGCTTCACCAGCCCGCGCAACCACCTCTCCAGCGCCGGTCTCGGCACTATGGGCTTCGGTCTGCCCGCCGCCATCGGCGCCAAGATGTCGCGCCCGCAGGATGAAGTGGTGCTGGTAAGCGGTGACGGCTCTTTCATGATGAACGTGCAGGAGCTCGGCACCATCCGCCGCGCCCAGCTCAAGGTGAAGATGGTGCTGCTGGATAACCAGCGCCTCGGCATGGTGCGCCAGTGGCAAGAGCTGTTCTTCGATGGCCGCTACAGCGAGACCATCCTCACCGACAACCCCGATTTTGTCGCCCTGGCCGCCGCTTTCGGCATTCCAGGCGAAACCATCACATGCAAGGAGCAGATAGCCGGTGCCCTCGATCGCCTGCTGAAGAGTGAAGGCGCCTATCTGCTGCATGTGGCCACTTCAGAGGAAGAAAACGTCTGGCCCCTGGTTCCGCCGGGAGTCGCCAACCACAAGATGATGGAGCAACGCCCATGA
- a CDS encoding YifB family Mg chelatase-like AAA ATPase, protein MSLAVVYSRASLGIAAPQVTVEVHLSNGLPAFNMVGLPETSVKESRDRVRSALLNGNFEFPSKHITVNLAPADLPKEGGRFDLAIAIGILAASKQIPAKYLLNHEFLGELALTGEIRPVLGVLPAVLACRDAGRTLLVPRENGPEASLIQDAEVRTAHQLLAVTAWLAGQYALPLPDPQSAESLPDVPDLQDVIGQSQAKRALEIAAAGSHNLLFIGPPGTGKSMLASRLPGILPPLSEQEAQQTAAIHSIGGLTPRAGHWHHRPYRTPHHSASSVALVGGGSHPRPGEISLAHNGVLFLDELPEFERKVLDSLREPLETGHITISRAARQVDFPARFQLIGAMNPSPCGHYGDGQTRSSPDQILRYLGKLSGPFLDRFDLTVEVPLLPKGSLTGKADRGESSQQIRERVLAARERMLSRNGKLNNLLDSREIEEICRLSAQDAEFLENAIQKLGLSIRAWHRILRVSRTIADLVGQPAIGKEHLIEALGYRAMDRLLSRLRSG, encoded by the coding sequence ATGTCATTAGCTGTGGTTTATAGCCGTGCCAGCCTCGGGATCGCTGCCCCGCAAGTTACAGTGGAAGTTCACCTCTCCAACGGCCTGCCCGCCTTCAACATGGTGGGCCTGCCGGAAACCTCGGTGAAGGAGTCGCGGGATCGGGTGCGCAGCGCCCTGCTCAACGGCAATTTCGAGTTCCCGAGCAAACACATCACCGTCAATCTGGCCCCCGCCGATCTACCCAAGGAGGGCGGCCGTTTCGATCTGGCCATTGCCATCGGCATTCTCGCTGCTTCCAAGCAAATACCGGCAAAATACCTGCTCAATCATGAATTTTTAGGGGAGTTGGCCCTGACCGGCGAGATCCGGCCCGTGCTCGGGGTGCTGCCCGCCGTATTGGCCTGCCGCGATGCCGGACGCACCCTGCTGGTGCCGCGAGAGAACGGCCCGGAAGCCTCGCTCATTCAAGATGCCGAGGTGCGCACCGCCCACCAGTTGCTGGCCGTCACCGCCTGGCTGGCGGGCCAGTACGCGCTGCCACTGCCGGACCCACAAAGCGCGGAGAGCCTGCCCGATGTACCGGATCTGCAGGATGTGATCGGCCAGTCACAGGCCAAGCGGGCACTGGAGATTGCCGCCGCCGGCAGCCACAACCTGCTGTTCATCGGCCCGCCCGGCACCGGCAAGAGCATGCTGGCCAGCCGATTGCCCGGCATTCTGCCACCGCTGAGCGAGCAGGAGGCGCAGCAGACAGCCGCCATCCACTCCATCGGCGGGCTCACCCCGCGCGCCGGTCACTGGCATCACAGACCCTATCGCACACCCCACCACAGCGCCTCGTCGGTGGCGCTGGTGGGCGGCGGCAGCCACCCAAGACCCGGCGAAATTTCGCTGGCCCACAACGGGGTGCTGTTTCTGGATGAATTGCCCGAATTCGAGCGCAAGGTGCTCGACTCCCTGCGCGAGCCGCTAGAGACCGGCCACATCACCATCAGCCGGGCCGCCCGTCAGGTGGATTTTCCCGCCCGCTTCCAGCTGATCGGCGCAATGAATCCCAGCCCCTGCGGCCACTATGGCGACGGCCAGACCCGCTCCAGCCCGGATCAGATCCTGCGCTACCTCGGCAAGCTCTCCGGCCCCTTTCTCGACCGCTTCGACCTGACGGTGGAGGTGCCGCTGCTACCCAAGGGGAGCCTGACCGGCAAGGCGGATCGGGGCGAGTCGAGCCAGCAGATCCGCGAGCGGGTGCTGGCGGCACGGGAGCGCATGCTGAGCCGCAACGGCAAGCTCAACAACCTGTTGGATAGCCGTGAAATCGAAGAAATTTGCCGATTATCAGCGCAAGATGCCGAATTTTTGGAGAACGCCATCCAGAAGCTGGGGCTCAGCATCCGGGCCTGGCACCGCATTTTGCGGGTGTCACGCACCATCGCCGATCTGGTGGGACAGCCCGCCATCGGCAAGGAGCATCTTATCGAGGCGCTCGGTTATCGCGCCATGGATCGGCTGCTGTCGCGGTTGCGCAGCGGCTGA
- a CDS encoding acyltransferase: MPNKLIERLRGSLSTLLYFFNTLFWFVPIFSLGLLKLLLPLEGWRTLCNALLDGCASCWIGFNNLIQKTIIRTPFEVVGVDKGRRNEWYMVIANHQSWVDILVLQRIFNQKIPFLKFFLKKELIWVPFLGLAWWALDFPFMRRYSKKFLEKYPHLKGKDIETTRKACARFSHIPVSVMNFVEGTRFTKGKHQKQGSPYHHLLHPRAGGIAFTLAAMGDQLHQLVDVTIAYPDGIPSYWDFMCGRVGQIKVQVRYLPIDHKLVGDYFNDPEFQQEFQQWLNGIWHEKDQTLSQLLATKAQ, translated from the coding sequence ATGCCCAACAAGCTGATAGAGCGACTGCGCGGCAGCCTCTCCACCCTGCTCTATTTTTTCAACACCCTCTTCTGGTTTGTTCCCATCTTCTCGCTGGGTCTGCTCAAACTCCTGCTCCCCTTAGAGGGGTGGCGAACCCTCTGCAACGCCCTGCTGGATGGCTGTGCCAGCTGCTGGATCGGTTTCAACAATCTGATCCAGAAAACCATCATCAGAACCCCTTTCGAGGTGGTCGGAGTGGACAAAGGGCGCCGGAATGAGTGGTATATGGTGATTGCCAATCATCAATCCTGGGTCGACATACTGGTACTGCAGCGGATTTTTAATCAAAAAATTCCCTTCCTGAAGTTTTTTCTGAAGAAAGAGCTGATTTGGGTACCTTTTCTCGGGCTGGCCTGGTGGGCACTCGATTTCCCCTTCATGCGGCGATACTCCAAGAAATTTCTGGAAAAATATCCCCATCTGAAGGGAAAAGACATAGAAACAACCCGTAAAGCCTGTGCCAGGTTCAGCCATATTCCGGTCAGTGTGATGAACTTCGTCGAGGGCACCCGCTTCACCAAGGGCAAACATCAGAAGCAGGGATCGCCCTATCATCACCTGCTCCACCCGCGGGCTGGCGGCATCGCCTTCACCCTGGCGGCCATGGGTGACCAGTTGCATCAACTGGTAGATGTCACCATCGCCTATCCGGACGGCATCCCCAGCTACTGGGACTTCATGTGCGGCCGGGTCGGACAAATCAAGGTTCAGGTCCGCTATTTGCCGATCGACCACAAGCTGGTGGGGGATTACTTCAATGACCCCGAGTTCCAACAAGAGTTTCAACAGTGGTTGAACGGGATCTGGCACGAGAAGGACCAGACCCTGAGCCAACTGCTGGCAACCAAGGCGCAGTAG
- a CDS encoding acyltransferase, translated as MLSLLPGPLVLIISAGLTILFTALCASLILLVSLAKLLLPIPAFGRACSRLNNRFMRLWLACNALVIRLTTRIDWQVEDDTRLRKDGWYLIISNHMSWTDIVVLGHLFRDRLPVPKFFMKHELIYIPLLGLACWGLDMPFMRRYSREFLLRNPHLRGKDIETTRNACEKFRHIPTTVINFVEGTRFTEQKRDAAHSRYRHLMPPKAAGLAFTLAAMGEQFDSLINVTIRYPDNAETPFKDFLMGRVKRIQVRIEELPVNEQLVGDYFNDKQFKRGFQEWLNQRWQEKDDVLEGWQSGQSPLPVAAKSGDESKESAEANSAN; from the coding sequence ATGCTATCTCTGCTTCCCGGCCCGCTGGTACTGATCATCAGCGCGGGCCTGACCATACTGTTCACCGCCTTGTGCGCCAGCCTGATCCTGCTGGTGTCGCTGGCCAAACTGCTGCTGCCAATTCCGGCCTTTGGTCGCGCCTGCAGCCGCCTCAACAACCGCTTCATGCGTCTGTGGCTGGCCTGCAATGCGCTGGTGATCCGTCTCACCACCCGCATCGACTGGCAGGTGGAGGACGACACCCGGCTGCGCAAGGATGGCTGGTATCTCATCATCAGCAACCACATGAGCTGGACCGATATCGTGGTGCTGGGTCATCTGTTCCGGGATCGACTGCCGGTGCCCAAGTTCTTTATGAAGCACGAGCTCATCTACATCCCGCTGCTGGGGCTCGCCTGCTGGGGGCTCGACATGCCCTTTATGCGCCGTTATTCGAGAGAGTTTCTGTTAAGAAATCCGCACCTGCGCGGCAAGGATATCGAGACCACCCGCAATGCCTGCGAGAAGTTTCGCCACATCCCCACCACTGTCATCAACTTCGTGGAAGGGACCCGCTTCACCGAGCAGAAACGGGATGCGGCCCACTCCCGCTATCGTCACCTGATGCCGCCCAAAGCGGCGGGGCTGGCCTTTACGCTGGCAGCCATGGGCGAGCAGTTCGACAGCCTGATCAACGTCACCATCCGCTATCCGGACAATGCCGAGACCCCGTTCAAGGACTTCCTGATGGGGCGGGTAAAACGCATTCAGGTGCGGATTGAGGAGCTGCCGGTGAATGAGCAGTTGGTGGGGGATTACTTCAACGACAAGCAGTTCAAGCGCGGTTTTCAGGAGTGGCTAAACCAGCGCTGGCAGGAGAAGGACGATGTGCTGGAGGGGTGGCAGAGCGGTCAGTCACCGCTGCCAGTTGCCGCCAAATCCGGGGATGAATCCAAAGAGAGTGCCGAGGCCAACTCGGCCAACTGA
- a CDS encoding DUF523 domain-containing protein encodes MSETSVHKVLVSACLLGQPVRYDGQSKGIVSDWLSALGADGRALAFCPEVAGGLPTPRPPAERQGELVVTASGLDVTEEFDRGAELALEICLAQGIRFALLKEGSPSCGSGRIYNGRFEGVSVAGEGKTTALLRRHGIVVFSEDQLAELASALSLDSSPDLAATGSGD; translated from the coding sequence ATGAGTGAGACCAGCGTGCACAAGGTGCTGGTGAGTGCCTGCTTGCTGGGTCAGCCGGTGCGTTACGACGGCCAGAGCAAGGGGATTGTCAGCGACTGGCTGAGTGCGCTGGGCGCCGACGGGCGAGCGCTGGCTTTCTGCCCCGAAGTGGCGGGCGGTTTGCCGACCCCGCGTCCTCCTGCCGAGCGGCAGGGCGAGCTCGTGGTGACGGCGAGCGGGCTGGATGTGACGGAAGAGTTTGATCGTGGCGCCGAACTGGCGCTGGAAATCTGCCTGGCGCAGGGCATTCGCTTCGCCCTGCTGAAAGAGGGGAGCCCCTCATGTGGCAGCGGCCGTATCTATAACGGCCGCTTCGAAGGTGTTTCTGTGGCGGGCGAGGGCAAGACCACTGCCCTGCTGCGCCGCCACGGGATTGTGGTCTTTTCCGAAGATCAGTTGGCCGAGTTGGCCTCGGCACTCTCTTTGGATTCATCCCCGGATTTGGCGGCAACTGGCAGCGGTGACTGA
- a CDS encoding DNA mismatch repair protein MutT, with product MLRMSLDMVVLRLNEERLELLLETRDRPPFAHCWQLPALRIDETRDRDLDAAQRRLLAEWGLGHCYSEQVCTLGNLERDPRGWSTTLVYLCLVDPEVEPIHGCWHPLSTLPGLSLAFDHVQLIARGLERLRIKSRYSTLPLQLLGPEFTLSEVQRAFEIILQTPMNTAAFRKRIHRADILLDTGRKRTGKQRPAILYRLESPCCVMFDQVMHGAEA from the coding sequence ATGCTGAGAATGAGTCTGGATATGGTGGTGTTGCGATTGAACGAGGAGCGGCTCGAGTTACTCCTCGAGACCCGTGATCGCCCCCCCTTTGCCCACTGCTGGCAACTGCCGGCGCTGCGCATCGACGAGACCCGGGATCGGGATCTGGATGCTGCCCAGCGCCGCCTGCTGGCGGAGTGGGGACTCGGTCACTGCTACAGCGAGCAAGTCTGCACCCTCGGTAATCTGGAGCGGGATCCTCGCGGCTGGTCCACGACCCTGGTCTATCTCTGCCTGGTCGATCCGGAAGTGGAGCCGATCCACGGTTGCTGGCATCCGCTCTCCACCCTGCCGGGGCTCAGTCTTGCCTTTGACCATGTCCAGCTCATCGCCAGGGGGCTGGAGCGGCTGCGGATCAAGAGCCGCTACAGCACCCTGCCATTGCAACTGCTGGGGCCCGAGTTCACCCTCTCCGAGGTGCAGCGCGCCTTCGAAATCATCCTGCAAACCCCCATGAATACGGCGGCATTTCGCAAGCGGATCCATCGCGCCGACATCCTGCTAGATACCGGCCGCAAGCGCACCGGCAAACAGCGCCCCGCCATCCTATACCGGCTGGAGAGCCCCTGCTGCGTGATGTTCGATCAGGTGATGCATGGAGCGGAAGCGTGA